The Bacillota bacterium genome segment GAGGACATGGAGGTGGTGGGCGAGGCGGGCGACGGGGTGGAGGCCGTCGAGCTGACCGACCGCCTCCTGCCGGATGTGGTCCTCATGGACATCGGCCTGCCGCGCATGAACGGCGTCGACGCCACGCAGGCCATCCTGCGCCGGCATCCGGAGGTCCGGGTGCTCGTCCTCACCATGCACGACAGCGAGGAGTACGTGCGCACCATCCTCCAGGCGGGCGCCTCGGGCTACGTGCTCAAGCGCTCGGCGGCGCGCGAGCTGGTCTCGGCCATCCGCGCGGTCCACGAGGGGCATACGGTGCTCAATCCGGAGCTGAGCCGGGCGGTCTTCGCCGGCGGCGCGCGGCCCGAGCCCGGCGGCCAGCCGCTCCTGCCCCGCCTGCACGGCACCGACGTGCTCACCGAACGCGAACAGGAGGTGCTGCGCCTGATCGCGCGCGGCTACACCAACCAGGAGATCGCCGACAAGCTGATGATCAGCATCAAGACGGTGCAGGCGCACCGCGGCAACATCATGGAGAAGCTGGACCTGCACGACGCGGTCGAGCTGACCAAGTACGCGCTCCGGGTCGGTCTCATCTCCCTGGACGAGTCCGAGGAAGCGGACTGACCCCCTCCTCCTCCGCGCCCCC includes the following:
- a CDS encoding response regulator transcription factor — translated: MKPIRVLLVDDHTILREGIRSLLEEQEDMEVVGEAGDGVEAVELTDRLLPDVVLMDIGLPRMNGVDATQAILRRHPEVRVLVLTMHDSEEYVRTILQAGASGYVLKRSAARELVSAIRAVHEGHTVLNPELSRAVFAGGARPEPGGQPLLPRLHGTDVLTEREQEVLRLIARGYTNQEIADKLMISIKTVQAHRGNIMEKLDLHDAVELTKYALRVGLISLDESEEAD